GCAAATATCCATAACTTATCACTGTAAACCGTTGCACCGTGAGCAGAGCGGGCCACTGGCAAGCTAGAACACACAACATAAGGCATGTCACAGCAGTGCTTCATGTAACCATAATTTAAGTATTTCCCCATCGTTGCAAACAATCGACTGAAAGTTTGATCACTACTTCAATCAAATATGGACAAGTTAAATACATTGTATACATTACCTCCCCTCCACTTTCCATTCAGTCCACTGTCCTGTGGCAAACTTGTATTCAAAgagatcatttttgtttttaaggtttGAGTTGGAGTATATGTCTCCAGTATATCCCCCtgaaatgcatttgaaaaagGTTCATCAAGATTACATATAGTATATTCAACATTTGCAGACACTTGTTAAGAAAGGAGCTGTCAGAGgtaccaaaaacaaacatgctgCTGCCGTAGACAACAGCTGAATGGTGATAGCGGGGAGCAGGTGGAGTTCCTGTGGTGAAGGCCCTGCGGAATATATTGTAATCAATagtcacatttcacattttatgatttgatgacacattttaattgaatcatcTCCTACCGGCACCATGAGCAGTCCTTCACATCAAAGCGCAGCAAATCATTCAACATGTTCTTGCTGTTGAGAGACATGTCATTTTTACACGATTGAATGTAGCAAAAACTAGCGCTGTCAATGTCTTACTTACCCATTGTCTCCCCCAAACACGTAGATAGCATCCCTATATGCCACAACAGTGTGTTTGCTGCGCCTGCACAAAGTAATGCACAAAGTAAACCAACAGACACGTTTTAATCTGTTACTAGAACATTTAATTTGTCAGCACCTACCTTGCTCCAACAAACTCATCACACGGAGGCAGTCTTCTCCAACGGTGAACAGTCTCAAAAGGACCAAAATTAAGTGTCAGATATTCCACGCTGTCTGAACAACTGTGGTCAAAGTCAACACTGGGGGCCACTTTGGTTGATTTGCACGACATTTTTCTCTCCACTCATCCAACGTGAGCACGTATCAGGGCCAGACATCTGCAGCGAATGTCATTATCCGATTGCAGAGAACGAAAACTTCCGGCTAGCTGCTAGCTAAAAGACGATGCTAAAAAAACAACTGCTAGCTGCAAAGCTAACGTGAAGGTGCAAAACagcgatgtaaaaaaaaaaagacaattctaTCAACATGCGTGGAAAGGAATTAACCGATAATAAAATCTTCGTCCTTTTCGTGTATTTGTTGGTATGTGGCTTGAGTAATAGGAGCAAAAATTAGCACCACTAGAACTAGCAAGCATGAGAGCTGTCATGAGAGTGCACTCACTGCACAGTCCCCGTCACGCCCCCAAGATTGAATGACGTCATAGCCCATTACTACCTCCAGTGGTCAATTCCATTATGGCTGAAAATATCactgcacaccaccaaacaaacatGTCTCAAAACGTGCACTGAAACATTAGTGATCTCTTCGCAATACACTCAAAAATGTACTTACTCAATGTGAAATATGGTCCTGTTTAATTGAGCACAGAGCTGATATACTTGCAGGAAATAATGacagttattttgttgaataaatggCAACAGGTAGGTGGatgcacgttttatgacttgcCTTTCATACCAATACAATTACAATTAAACTGTGCAGGTTCAGTTAACTATAGCTGTCAAGTGGAAGAGCTTTTCATTGGTACCACTGTATTGGATGAAATAGATGAACAAAGTTTCATTGTTGGTAGTGAATAAAGGAAGATTCTGCCACCAATTCAATGATAtgggaaatgatccatagcATACTAGATAAGCTCTCAGACACAATACTATATATTGTGTATAAGCTCATAACCTGGGGGGaacgagccttctctgtcgccgcccccaccctctggaacgctctaccacaacacatccgcaactgtactgacctccaatccttcaaatcattcattcattcattcatcttccgagccgcttgatcctcactagggtcgcggggggtgctggagcctatccgagctgtcttcgggcagcaggtgggggacaccctgaattggttgccagccaatcacagagcacacagagacgaacaaccatccatgctcacactcacacctagggacaatttagagtgttcaatcagcctgccacgcatgtttttggaatgtgggaggaaaccggagcacccggagaaaacccacgcaggcccggggagaacatgcaaactgcacacagggaggccgcagctggaatcgaacccggtacctctgcactgtgaagccgacgtgctaaccactggactaccgggccgcccatccttcaaatcatcccttaaaattcacctgttccgcaatgcttttaataccttttaatctcttttacccattttgctttttgttcatctaaatgtgcttttgtaaattatgtatgcttgttttaagtgcgcatttttatcctgtgttttaagctcttgtaaagtgtctttgagtgtgatgaaaagcgctttcaaataaaatgtattattattattattattattattatggtagAACTTGTAGAATCAAGTATATTTTCAGCAGAGCACACACTGaataggcaaacaaccattcacactcacagtcacatctgggcaatttagtcttcaattaacaCAACAACTATTTTCTTGGAATGCCGCACGCACTGGAGAGCCtggaaagaggggaaaaaatgtaaactttatattttattttaaattcatattttacacacacatacacacaaatatacaTGAATACATATAGATACAtataattatgaaaataaaattatgaaagggagaagtagaagaacaaaaagtataaatataaattataaaatataaatataagcatattaaaaatgggtgagtccaggttttcaggtctgtctattcaatagtctgacagcagtcggcaggaatgAGCGGCGGTAcatctccttcttgcagtgcgggtttaccagtctctggctgaaggagctgtcCAGTGTTTAATTTCTCAATAACGGATTCAAGATTGTGGTGTCATTTCATTAGTTTGTTCATGAACATAAGCTATCAGAGATGCAAAGATATCACATTATTCTAATGCTTAATCCAATACAATTTGTCTAAATATGCGACTATTTCAATCAACAGAGAAACTAATTTAATTCAGTTTGGTATTTATAGAAATATTTCACTTAAGCACCCATGAGATGATAAAAATGTCACAGAACTCTAAATCCCTTTGTTCTCCATCAGTTTTATTCAGCCTGAATACATTTGACCTTGCGGAATCATCCCCACTTGCTCATAATTAGTCACCAGTTAATGATGTCTCTAATGTGACCCCACAGCTTGGTGATCCACAGGTTGACTCCGAACTCACTCAAGTACTGAATTTCCGGCATCAACATTTTCCGACACAACTTTATGTGGGCCTTGTCAATGTTCTTCTTCAGATTGTATCCCATGATGGATTTCTCCCCGATTGGCTGCCACGGCTGCATGACGCTCTCCTGGATGCTGCCAGCATCAACGGCACGTCCCCCTTCGATGCAGGTAGCCACCATCTCTGCGTTCCTCCTTTTGAGTTCAGCCACATCCTCCGCCATGCGCTGCAGTCCATAAGCATCTACTTTCCTCCAGAAGGTGTGGTTCACGTGCTGGTACAGTTTCCAGTCAAGAGCATTCCATTCACGGGCCCTGGCCCTCAGGGAGGGTGTCAATTTGGATACAGTTGACTCCTTGCGGGCATTGAGCTTGAAGAAGAGGAGGTCATCCATGTCCCAACAGAGAGCATCCTTGAGTAGGATGAGAGATTCCTCAAAATGTTCCGCCAAGATGAAGAGCGGAAAACGCTCCGTGATGAATTTGATTCCCTCGTCAACACGCGGATCCTCTAGCTCGAGGGTGTTGTCCTGTCCAAAGTCAAAGAACAGCAAATTCCTGAGGTAGAACGCGTTAAAACCCTCCGGGTCAAAGTAGTAGTGGGGGCTACGAAGGAACTCGGCCAGCTTGTCATCTCCCGCTATCTTCCAGGTGAAAGGCACCAGACGGCCATAGTAGTGGAAGGAGGACTCAAAAAGCTCTGCGGGGTCTCTGAGAATGCTGATGTAGACGGTATCAAGGGGAAGCAGCTTGGCCACTTCGACGCCGTTGAAACGCATGTGATTACAGATGATGTTGAAGCACATTCCGGGTTTGTAGTCTTTCACGTGGGAGCGCTGGAAAAAGGCAGGGTAGAAGAAGTCATTCCTGCTGTCGGGAAACGCAAACTTCAGTTGGTGTTTCTCTCCAAAGCGGAAAAGGATGTTGAGGAAGGTGCTGCTCGCCGACTTGTGGGTCTTCATGAACATGATGTCCACTTTGGGGGTGCACATTCCCCCTGTGCTTTCACGTGAGCTGTTGCTGCTTAGTTTGCTGGGGAGCTGGGATGGACGGTGGGCGCAGGAGTAAGGCACTGGAATTCTGCAgcatccaaacacacacactgttaaACCTGCCCATGCATACATGAACAACATGGTCATTAAAAAGAGATTTCATGACTTTCACTTTGCAACAAAACTTTATCACGAGGAGGTCTTTTGCACTTGCCCAGCGCAACAGTTTCTCAAGGCAACTAAATGCTGTAAAATAAGcatttagaccagtggttcttaacctgggttcaatcgaaccccaggggttcggtgaatcggtctcaggggtttgacagagcctctgccatggagggtcagacacacgcgactcaacatggtaattagttatgacacgccatcagatgatcacatgacattgcttgtccaatcactgctgtgggaaatttagtttgcttcgtagtcaacgtgtgactgtcgtgatcatCGTACAATTTACTTagctcttgaaattgtatttacttttttctgttatcaataaatgtttttttttaatcttgaatttgtaaaaaaaattatatatatagtatttaaGGGTTTGGTGACTGTGCATataaactggttgggttcggtacctctaaaaaggttaagaaccactgatgtaGACAATTCAGATGAATCGCAATCGTCATATATTATATGGTGAGAGAAGCACAATAAATCAGACGTGTGACctataaggttttttttttttgctttttattggaAGGGGGACAATGTGTTGTTTGAGTAGGATATTGGATATTTTATACAtggactgcgtgtgtgtgtgtgtgtgtgtgtgtgtgtgtgtgtgtgtgcgtgtgtgtgtgtgtgtgtgtgtgtgtgtgtgtgtgtgtgtgtgtgtgtgtgcgcgtgtgtgttttgcactATACTCAGGAATGCTCAGAGGCACTTGGGTCATGGACAGGCAGTAAAGGAAGATAATGCTGCCGGTCAGAAGGACACCCAGGACCAAACGCTTGCACGTGGACTTCCAATGCCTTCTGTGTTTTCCGGCCATGGTCCAGCAAATTGAAGGGTTACCTGAAAAACAATTGATAGCAAggtatgcatgtaaaacattgaGCGAGCTGAAAATCCGAGAGTCCGCATTCAAGCACTTGATGATGCTGGAGGAGCGCTTGaatttcaatccatccatttcggATTGCGACTGTCCTCATGAGAGTCATGGGACAGCTGGAGGTGACTTTGGACTACAGATGGGGCACAGCACGCCAATCACAGTTACAggtgtttttaaatgcacctCAAAAGCATTTCATTTGCGTCATTCATCATACAGTGTTACAAGTTAGCCATTCACAGCGCTTCAGAACAAAATGTGCCGCATTCGTACAGTTATAAGCAGACTGAGGGAGGGTGTTTTTTGTGTTTCCCAAAGAAGATGAAATGCTTTTTTCTGGAGATACCGATCTGTAGTTATCAGTCATCTCTCAATTGGAGATTAGCCATGACGCAGTGACACTGTTCTTTTGCAACTGGAAACACCTAATTCTCATAGAATTTTCGTCTTGATCGTCTTGAGAAGTAGATGGCAGAGGATATTTCTTACTTATAATGAGAAGCATAAATGCTTTGTGTTAGTTCAGGAAAAAGTTTCTTTCATCCAATTCTCTTGGATTGCTGTGGCCCCTCACAtgtgttgccagccaattgcagagcatatataaacaaccattcaccttCACAGcaaaggacaattttgaatcTTCACATCGCTTAAGAAGCATATCTTTTGCAATGTGGCAGTAAGCCAGAAACACACGTGCTTAAAACTTTGGCCACAGTGCTGTGTCAGCAAAAACTTTGACTGAAAATACGAGAATGAAGTTACTGCATATCAGCATTGTTTGCAGTTCGGTAAAACATGTTCAGCACTCTGTAATACCATCAGTTCCCCACTCAAAGACAGCACGTGCCTTCTCTTTGTCATTTAATACTGTGGTCTGGTAACAATTAGTAGGCATGAAATAGGTTTCAATCAAATTGTAATAGATTTCATGAATCCgggtgtgtgggttttctctgggtattccagtttcctccctcattccaaaagtgataagtggatcagaaataAACATTCATATATTAATATCAATCTTGTTGCTCTGTACTGTTAGCTATTATGACAGTGAGACCTCACACTATGACCaacttgtttgtatttatttgtattgaaCACGGCTCATGCCGCTCATCGTACAAATGCTTGTTTTTGCATGCATGATGACATATGCTCAATTTTTACATTAAAGGTGTATGAACATAACATATCAAGGCATTTAAACCATAAATACCACCAATGAATTATTAAATAAATGGCTGATGTCCATATTTATTATCCTGTGCAGATTCGTATACTGCACGACACATTTACCAAGTCACCAGCACAAATGGACTTTCTGAAGGACAAAACCAGAGTGTAGCATTAATTCATGAGTGTATTGAAATCAGTTAAGGTTAAGGGCTACTCGTAATGATGTGACGGAATGTGTGGTTGTGAATTACTGTTGTGTAAAATGTGTTGGATTTCagtagatgcaaaaaaaaaaagttgggaatATTTGTGAGGAAAATTGACAAATTTACTTGCATGAATTTCAAAACAAGACTATTGTTATTACCAAGAAGGTACGTTGAGGTCATCCTTAGGTAGccgtgtaaattaaaaaaaaaaaaagttcatttagGGAAATCAACTCAGAGGAAGGGTTAATGAATTCTTACCTTTAAACAGAATATTCCCAACCTGGAAGGAAGTGACGCTCGTCCATTAGCATTGCCTGTACCCTTCGTATTCCAATTGGCTAAAACAAGTTGATCTTGCTCCTGCAGCGGTTCTTGCATCTGATCTTGACACACGTAGAGACGAGAGGGACTAAAGTTCCATGCGTGCTCGACTCATCACATGTCCTTAGATAACAGATCTACCCTATCTCCGGTTTCACACGCCAATGCAGGTGCACCTGATGCCTCAGGCCGCCTCACCCTCTTAATTTTCTAATCCGAGAGCCATCTTGCTGAATGAAGCACTGCAGGGAGCCTGGTGTCACTGTGACATCAGGGTCACTGTCAGGGGACAAGCACTT
This sequence is a window from Hippocampus zosterae strain Florida chromosome 6, ASM2543408v3, whole genome shotgun sequence. Protein-coding genes within it:
- the gal3st1a gene encoding galactosylceramide sulfotransferase isoform X1; translation: MDGLKFKRSSSIIKCLNADSRIFSSLNVLHAYLAINCFSGNPSICWTMAGKHRRHWKSTCKRLVLGVLLTGSIIFLYCLSMTQVPLSIPEIPVPYSCAHRPSQLPSKLSSNSSRESTGGMCTPKVDIMFMKTHKSASSTFLNILFRFGEKHQLKFAFPDSRNDFFYPAFFQRSHVKDYKPGMCFNIICNHMRFNGVEVAKLLPLDTVYISILRDPAELFESSFHYYGRLVPFTWKIAGDDKLAEFLRSPHYYFDPEGFNAFYLRNLLFFDFGQDNTLELEDPRVDEGIKFITERFPLFILAEHFEESLILLKDALCWDMDDLLFFKLNARKESTVSKLTPSLRARAREWNALDWKLYQHVNHTFWRKVDAYGLQRMAEDVAELKRRNAEMVATCIEGGRAVDAGSIQESVMQPWQPIGEKSIMGYNLKKNIDKAHIKLCRKMLMPEIQYLSEFGVNLWITKLWGHIRDIINW
- the gal3st1a gene encoding galactosylceramide sulfotransferase isoform X2 — translated: MAGKHRRHWKSTCKRLVLGVLLTGSIIFLYCLSMTQVPLSIPEIPVPYSCAHRPSQLPSKLSSNSSRESTGGMCTPKVDIMFMKTHKSASSTFLNILFRFGEKHQLKFAFPDSRNDFFYPAFFQRSHVKDYKPGMCFNIICNHMRFNGVEVAKLLPLDTVYISILRDPAELFESSFHYYGRLVPFTWKIAGDDKLAEFLRSPHYYFDPEGFNAFYLRNLLFFDFGQDNTLELEDPRVDEGIKFITERFPLFILAEHFEESLILLKDALCWDMDDLLFFKLNARKESTVSKLTPSLRARAREWNALDWKLYQHVNHTFWRKVDAYGLQRMAEDVAELKRRNAEMVATCIEGGRAVDAGSIQESVMQPWQPIGEKSIMGYNLKKNIDKAHIKLCRKMLMPEIQYLSEFGVNLWITKLWGHIRDIINW